A window from Citrus sinensis cultivar Valencia sweet orange chromosome 5, DVS_A1.0, whole genome shotgun sequence encodes these proteins:
- the LOC102623323 gene encoding cysteine proteinase mucunain gives MGLFRSPTMAMFLLFLFTVSSALDMSIVSYDKTHESKSSSWRTDDEVMGMFEAWFVKHGKAYNALGEKEKRFEIFKDNLRFIDEHNSENRTYKVGLNRFADLTNEEYRSMYLGARFGAKRTSLKSKRSDRYLPRVGEALPDSVDWRKKGAVAEVKDQGSCGSCWAFSTIAAVEGINKIVTGSLISLSEQELVDCDTSYNEGCNGGLMDYAFEFIIDNGGIDTEEDYPYKAIDGSCDTYRKNAKVVTIDDYEDVPLNDEKALQKAVANQPVSVAIEGGGMAFQLYESGIFTGRCGTSLDHGVTAVGYGTENGADYWIVKNSWGSSWGEGGYIRMERNVAGTLTGKCGIAMEASYPIKKGQNPPNPGPSPPSPTKPPAVCDNYYSCPESNTCCCVFEYGNSCFAWGCCPLEAATCCDDHYSCCPHDYPICNVRAGTCLMSKDNPLGVRALRRTPAKPYWAHGNQGGSSSA, from the exons ATGGGTTTGTTCAGATCACCAACCATGGCcatgtttttactttttctcttCACTGTATCATCTGCCTTGGACATGTCGATTGTATCTTATGATAAAACCCATGAGTCAAAATCTAGCAGCTGGAGGACCGACGATGAGGTTATGGGTATGTTCGAGGCCTGGTTTGTGAAGCATGGCAAGGCTTATAACGCTTTGggtgaaaaagagaaaaggttTGAGATCTTTAAGGACAATCTTAGGTTTATTGATGAACATAACTCAGAGAACCGGACCTACAAGGTTGGGTTGAACCGGTTTGCTGATTTGACCAACGAGGAGTACCGGTCCATGTATCTGGGTGCACGCTTTGGTGCTAAAAGGACTTCCTTGAAATCAAAGAGGAGCGATCGTTATCTGCCACGTGTCGGCGAGGCGTTGCCGGACTCTGTTGATTGGAGGAAGAAAGGAGCTGTCGCTGAAGTTAAAGATCAAGGAAGCTGTG GGAGTTGCTGGGCATTTTCAACCATTGCTGCTGTAGAGGGTATAAACAAGATTGTTACAGGTAGCCTGATCTCACTATCCGAGCAGGAGTTGGTGGATTGTGATACATCATATAATGAAGGATGTAATGGTGGTTTGATGGACTATGCATTCGAGTTCATTATTGATAATGGAGGTATTGACACAGAAGAAGATTACCCCTACAAAGCCATTGATGGTAGCTGTGACACATATCGG AAAAATGCCAAAGTAGTTACAATTGATGACTATGAAGATGTTCCCCTAAATGACGAGAAAGCTTTGCAAAAGGCAGTTGCAAATCAACCCGTGAGTGTTGCCATTGAAGGAGGTGGCATGGCATTCCAGTTATATGAATCG GGTATATTTACGGGAAGATGTGGGACATCTCTGGACCATGGTGTTACTGCTGTTGGATATGGCACAGAAAATGGAGCTGATTACTGGATTGTGAAGAATTCATGGGGCAGTAGCTGGGGAGAGGGTGGCTATATTAGGATGGAGCGTAACGTGGCTGGCACTCTCACGGGCAAGTGTGGAATTGCCATGGAGGCCTCATATCCCATAAAGAAAGGCCAAAATCCTCCCAACCCCGGACCGTCTCCTCCATCTCCAACAAAGCCTCCTGCTGTGTGTGACAATTATTACTCTTGCCCTGAGAGCAACACTTGCTGCTGTGTCTTTGAGTATGGTAACTCTTGCTTTGCATGGGGATGCTGCCCGCTTGAGGCTGCCACCTGCTGTGATGACCACTATAGCTGCTGCCCACATGACTATCCCATCTGTAATGTTCGTGCTGGGACCTGCTTGATG AGCAAGGACAACCCATTGGGAGTGAGGGCATTGCGACGCACCCCTGCTAAACCTTACTGGGCTCATGGAAATCAAGGTGGAAGTAGCAGTGCTTAA
- the LOC102623623 gene encoding uncharacterized protein LOC102623623 — protein sequence MKLGIIFSWWLLMDGGLPMLNCLLQHTLRSLCSRSDSSNSSKWVYAVFWRILPRNYPPPKWDRGGSALDRSKGNKRNWILVWEDGFCDFFECERAGSGYMKGRFGADIFFKMSHEVYNFGEGLVGKVAADNSHKWVFKEATTESEPGFTSSWNASIDPQPKAWEFQFNSGIQTIAIISVREGIIQLGSFDKIVEDLNLVISVQRKFSYLQSIPGFFAIQRPYLPVHFPYIIKPNNHTMESQETALLADNKCLLTGAKRLLHEIPEDSPLKSINIGWNSPQIGIAGAPIWSIPPLMPTMSCSLGALLSKLPSVTPSCYVNESPSATLMNNSSRINATCKRLKDDHSGVVSKVHVADRKVESSRLLDDEEQKQVYINTNLQDMVVGELGFEPLREEDSALNFN from the exons ATGAAACTAGGAATCATTTTCTCGTGGTGGCTTCTAATGGACGGTGGACTTCCCATGCTTAACTGTCTCTTGCAGCACACGCTGAGAAGCTTATGTTCACGTTCTGATTCTTCTAATTCCTCGAAGTGGGTGTACGCTGTCTTTTGGAGGATTCTGCCTAGGAACTATCCTCCACCAAA GTGGGATCGTGGAGGCAGTGCTCTTGATCGCTCCAAAGGCAATAAAAGGAACTG GATTCTTGTTTGGGAAGATGGGTTCTGTGATTTTTTTGAATGTGAACGTGCCGGAAGTGGATATATGAAAGGGAGGTTTGGAGCTGATATCTTCTTCAAAATGTCTCATGAAGTTTATAATTTTGGAGAAGG ATTAGTGGGTAAAGTTGCAGCAGACAACAGTCATAAGTGGGTGTTTAAAGAAGCCACAACAGAAAGTGAACCTGGCTTCACCTCCTCTTGGAATGCTTCTATTGATCCT CAACCCAAGGCTTGggaatttcaatttaattcaGGAATTCAG ACAATTGCTATCATTTCTGTGAGAGAAGGCATCATTCAACTGGGCTCCTTTGATAAG ATTGTGGAAGATCTCAATCTGGTGATCAGCGTGCAGAGGAAATTCAGCTACCTTCAGAGCATTCCTGGTTTCTTTGCCATACAAAGGCCATATCTGCCAGTCCATTTTCCATACATCATCAAACCCAATAATCATACAATGGAAAGCCAGGAAACAGCTCTCTTAGCCGATAACAAGTGCCTCCTAACTGGAGCAAAAAGATTGCTCCATGAAATACCTGAAGATTCTCCGCTCAAATCTATTAACATAGGTTGGAACAGCCCTCAAATTGGAATTGCAGGAGCACCTATTTGGTCAATACCTCCTCTTATGCCAACCATGTCATGTAGCCTTGGAGCTCTGCTATCAAAGCTACCTTCGGTGACCCCATCCTGTTATGTCAATGAATCTCCCAGCGCAACTCTGATGAACAACAGCAGTAGAATCAATGCTACATGCAAGAGATTGAAAGATGATCACAGTGGTGTTGTAAGCAAAGTCCACGTTGCTGATAGAAAAGTGGAGTCCTCACGCCTATTAgatgatgaagaacaaaagCAGGTGTATATAAACACTAACTTACAGGATATGGTGGTGGGGGAACTGGGATTTGAACCTCTGAGAGAGGAAGACAGTGCtctaaatttcaattaa